One window of Nitrospirota bacterium genomic DNA carries:
- the rsfS gene encoding ribosome silencing factor produces MAARCLEDKKALDILVFDVSAITTIADYFVIATGEAKRQIKACSDYVDEILASKGANAHHLEGISNLEWVLMDYGDVIIHIFDEDTREYYGLERLWGDAPEVDYRVKKRKAVIVETAEKKSEVRRKK; encoded by the coding sequence TTGGCCGCAAGGTGTCTTGAAGATAAGAAGGCACTGGATATTCTTGTGTTTGACGTGTCTGCAATAACTACGATTGCAGATTATTTTGTAATTGCTACAGGTGAGGCAAAACGTCAGATAAAGGCATGTTCAGACTATGTAGATGAAATCCTGGCATCCAAGGGTGCAAATGCTCATCATCTTGAAGGTATCTCCAATCTCGAATGGGTCTTAATGGATTATGGAGATGTAATAATCCATATATTTGATGAAGATACACGCGAATACTATGGTTTAGAGCGGCTTTGGGGTGATGCGCCGGAGGTAGATTACAGGGTTAAAAAGCGCAAGGCTGTCATCGTAGAGACGGCTGAGAAGAAGTCAGAAGTTAGACGCAAGAAGTAA
- a CDS encoding tetratricopeptide repeat protein: MRYLIGLLGIFALIVIVYFDRLNPYPITLNLSLKSSYSISTVGFFLFSFALGAFIVIVFTLLRDAKNIFQNWRSRQKDRLDARVQEIFSKGLYAYLSGKYDQSISYFREIIKIEPNHLNTLLRIGDAYCQERNYAEAIRYHRKARKIDEKNLEALFALVNDYVMSGSPDEAVSALQEVVKKDSSNIEALVRLRDIYVKMGKWDGAHESQGRIVKHRKDNKDDMKLLMGLRYEFAKSLYKRSDREKSKKVLKTIIRSDKDFAPAYITLGDILIEEGDGSDAAEMWEKGYYQNFNEILLHKLEDYSLQQGEPEKIIWVYKKAISLKPDSASLRFYLGKLYYRLEMLDEAYDVLSELEGLESGMPELNKLLGNIYERKEDYDNAISEFKKALGLRKMVIVPYYCPSCDYHTNEWSGRCPRCGGWNTFTVSPVHLKKDKHTPNRNKKQNDKLESLYKDSIEWSGT, encoded by the coding sequence ATGCGCTACCTTATTGGATTATTAGGTATATTCGCTTTAATCGTTATAGTCTACTTTGACCGCCTTAATCCGTACCCTATTACCTTAAATCTGAGTCTGAAATCTTCTTATTCAATATCCACTGTTGGTTTCTTTCTATTCTCTTTTGCACTCGGTGCATTCATTGTTATTGTCTTTACACTTCTCAGGGATGCAAAAAATATATTTCAGAACTGGAGAAGCAGGCAGAAAGATCGTCTGGATGCCCGTGTTCAGGAGATTTTCTCAAAAGGTCTCTATGCCTATCTTTCCGGGAAATATGACCAGTCCATATCATACTTCCGTGAGATTATTAAAATAGAGCCTAATCACCTTAATACCCTATTAAGAATAGGTGATGCCTACTGTCAGGAACGCAATTATGCAGAGGCGATCAGGTATCATAGAAAGGCAAGAAAGATTGATGAAAAGAATCTGGAGGCGTTGTTTGCCCTTGTAAATGATTATGTGATGTCAGGGTCTCCTGATGAGGCGGTTTCTGCCCTGCAGGAGGTTGTAAAGAAAGATTCCTCCAATATTGAGGCCCTTGTACGTCTCAGGGATATTTACGTAAAGATGGGAAAATGGGACGGTGCCCATGAGTCTCAGGGCCGTATTGTGAAACACCGCAAAGACAACAAAGACGACATGAAGCTGTTGATGGGCCTGCGGTATGAATTTGCAAAATCTTTATATAAAAGGAGTGACAGGGAAAAGAGCAAAAAGGTATTGAAGACTATAATAAGGTCAGATAAGGACTTTGCACCGGCTTATATAACTCTCGGAGATATTTTAATTGAAGAAGGTGATGGTTCTGATGCCGCAGAGATGTGGGAAAAGGGATATTATCAGAACTTCAATGAGATACTCCTGCATAAACTTGAAGATTACTCTCTCCAGCAGGGTGAGCCTGAAAAGATAATATGGGTGTACAAAAAGGCCATATCCCTTAAACCGGATAGTGCCTCTTTAAGATTCTATCTTGGGAAACTTTACTATCGTCTTGAGATGCTTGATGAGGCGTATGATGTGTTATCAGAACTGGAAGGCTTAGAGAGCGGTATGCCTGAATTGAACAAATTATTAGGAAATATCTATGAACGGAAGGAAGATTATGATAATGCAATCAGTGAGTTTAAAAAGGCGCTTGGCCTCCGTAAAATGGTGATAGTGCCATACTATTGCCCTTCATGCGATTATCATACAAATGAGTGGAGCGGCCGTTGCCCGAGGTGCGGGGGATGGAATACTTTTACAGTCTCCCCTGTTCACTTAAAAAAAGATAAACACACACCTAATCGTAATAAAAAACAAAATGACAAGCTGGAGTCATTATATAAAGACAGCATTGAATGGAGCGGAACCTGA